Proteins encoded in a region of the Ziziphus jujuba cultivar Dongzao chromosome 3, ASM3175591v1 genome:
- the LOC132803170 gene encoding putative calcium-transporting ATPase 13, plasma membrane-type, with protein sequence MSPKILHANLACIETLLQVPNSVNVHKKKWHTAFVTIYCYRALLSIYQNTVTKKGNIEISLSTSYTAITIKSEIGPFEIEQTSLVQLVKEKNLDQLQQLGGVDRVVSALKTGAEQGISNDDEEIASRREVFGTNTYRKPPTKGFLHYVWEAFQDLTIIILMVCAALSLGFGMKVHGAKEGWIDGLSILVAIFLVIAVSAISNFRQNRQFDNLSKVSNDIQIDVFRGGRRQKISIFEILVGDVICLKIGDQVPADGLFLQGHSLQIDESSMTGESDHVEINHGHNPFLFSGTKVVDGFGRMVVTSVGMNKAWGEMMSQLTRDSNEQTPLQARLDKLTSSIGKVGVTVAFIVLVVLFVRYFTGTTKDENGNQEFIKGKTKLDDVLNSSVEFIAAAVTIVVVAIPEGLPLAVTLTLAYSMKRMMADKAMVRKLSACETMGSATTVCTDKTGTLTMNQMKVTKCWLGKESMEELGGYSSVAPHVIELFREGIALNTTGSVYRPSFGMEYEISGSPTEKAILSWAIEDLYMDMEERKCSILHVEAFNSQKKRSGVLLKRKVDSSVHVHWKGAAEMILAMCESYYDASGIIEDLDESQKLEFQQIIQGMAARSLRCIAFAQSRIQTEEVEDSNGHKTMKEQGLVLLGLVGIKDPCRPGVKKAVEDCQYAGVNVKMITGDNVFTAKAIATECGILRADHDMNEAVIEGEKFRNYTEEERMEKVDRIFVMARSSPFDKLLMVQCLKKKGHVVAVTGDGTNDAPALKEADIGLSMGIQGTEVAKESSDIVILDDNFASVATVLKWGRCVYNNIQKFIQFQLTVNVAALVINFVAAVSAGEVPEEICRYSQIELGAMGNMYWNCFNVVANWVGCQIYSCCREAIFQLFQDQDVLPMEKDHSYERPRIRPTIIFICYYYFLFFIICSVYT encoded by the coding sequence ATGTCGCCTAAAATTCTTCATGCAAATCTTGCATGTATCGAGACATTGCTTCAAGTCCCAAACAGTGTCaatgtacataaaaaaaaatggcacaCCGCTTTTGTTACAATTTATTGTTATAGAGCTCTGTTGTCAATTTACCAAAACACAGTAACCAAAAAGGGAAATATCGAAATTTCCCTCTCTACTTCTTACACCGCCATCACCATCAAATCAGAAATTGGGCCATTCGAAATCGAACAAACAAGCCTGGTTCAACTTGTTAAGGAGAAGAATCTCGATCAGCTTCAACAATTGGGAGGGGTTGATCGTGTAGTTTCAGCTCTCAAAACCGGTGCAGAACAAGGAATTtccaatgatgatgaagaaattgCCAGCAGACGTGAAGTTTTCGGTACCAACACTTACAGAAAACCACCTACAAAAGGTTTCCTCCATTATGTTTGGGAAGCTTTTCAAGATCTTACCATTATCATCCTCATGGTATGTGCTGCACTTTCTCTTGGTTTTGGTATGAAAGTTCATGGAGCCAAAGAAGGTTGGATTGATGGGTTAAGCATATTAGTGGCCATTTTTCTTGTTATTGCTGTCTCTGCTATTAGCAATTTCAGACAAAACAGACAATTTGACAACTTGTCAAAAGTAAGCAATGATATCCAAATTGATGTTTTCAGAGGTGGTCGAAGACAAAAGATTTCAATATTCGAAATCTTAGTCGGTGATGtgatttgtttaaaaattgGAGACCAAGTTCCAGCAGATGGTTTATTCCTACAAGGTCATTCTCTTCAAATAGACGAATCTAGCATGACAGGGGAGAGTGACCATGTTGAAATTAATCATGGCCATAATCCTTTCTTGTTTTCTGGAACTAAAGTGGTCGATGGCTTTGGCCGAATGGTGGTCACTTCAGTCGGAATGAACAAAGCATGGGGAGAAATGATGAGCCAACTCACTCGCGATTCAAATGAGCAAACTCCATTGCAAGCTCGGCTCGACAAGCTCACATCTTCAATTGGTAAGGTTGGTGTGACAGTTGctttcattgttcttgttgtCTTGTTTGTTAGATACTTCACAGGAACAACAAAAGATGAGAATGGAAATCAGGAATTCATTAAGGGCAAGACCAAGTTGGACGACGTTTTGAATTCTTCAGTGGAATTTATAGCAGCTGCCGTCACCATTGTTGTGGTTGCCATACCAGAAGGCTTGCCATTAGCAGTGACATTAACTCTTGCTTATTCAATGAAGAGAATGATGGCAGATAAAGCAATGGTGAGGAAGCTCTCTGCTTGCGAAACAATGGGCTCTGCTACCACCGTTTGTACTGACAAAACAGGTACATTAACCATGAACCAAATGAAAGTCACAAAGTGTTGGCTAGGCAAAGAATCTATGGAAGAATTAGGAGGTTATTCTTCAGTTGCTCCACATGTTATAGAATTGTTCAGGGAAGGAATTGCTCTGAATACCACAGGTAGTGTATACAGGCCAAGTTTTGGAATGGAATATGAAATCTCAGGTAGTCCAACAGAGAAAGCAATTCTTTCATGGGCAATTGAGGATTTGTATATGGATATGGAGGAAAGGAAATGTTCAATTCTTCATGTTGAGGCTTTCAATTCACAGAAGAAAAGAAGTGGGGTTTTACTGAAGAGGAAAGTTGACAGCTCTGTCCACGTTCATTGGAAAGGAGCAGCAGAGATGATTCTAGCAATGTGTGAAAGTTACTACGATGCTTCTGGAATCATCGAGGATCTTGATGAGAGTCAGAAATTGGAATTCCAACAGATCATTCAAGGTATGGCAGCGAGGAGTCTCCGATGCATAGCTTTCGCACAAAGCAGAATTCAGACAGAGGAGGTTGAGGATTCAAATGGACATAAAACAATGAAAGAACAAGGTTTGGTTTTGTTGGGACTTGTGGGTATTAAAGATCCATGTCGTCCAGGAGTGAAGAAAGCTGTGGAAGATTGCCAGTACGCCGGAGTCAATGTCAAGATGATCACCGGCGACAACGTTTTCACAGCGAAAGCCATAGCTACAGAGTGTGGAATACTTAGAGCAGATCATGACATGAATGAAGCTGTAATAGAAGGTGAGAAGTTTAGAAACTAcacagaagaagaaagaatggaGAAAGTTGACAGAATCTTTGTGATGGCAAGGTCATCTCCGTTTGATAAACTCCTCATGGTTCAATGCCTCAAAAAAAAAGGCCACGTCGTCGCGGTCACCGGAGATGGAACGAATGATGCGCCGGCATTGAAAGAAGCCGACATAGGACTCTCCATGGGAATCCAAGGCACAGAAGTCGCGAAGGAAAGCTCAGACATTGTCATCTTGGATGATAACTTTGCTTCGGTAGCTACAGTACTAAAATGGGGTCGATGTGTCTATAACAACATTCAGAAATTCATTCAGTTTCAACTCACTGTGAATGTTGCTGCTCTTGTAATCAATTTCGTCGCCGCAGTTTCCGCCGGCGAAGTTCCTGAGGAAATTTGCAGATACAGTCAGATTGAGTTGGGGGCAATGGGGAATATGTATTGGAATTGCTTCAATGTCGTGGCCAATTGGGTGGGTTGTCAAATTTATTCCTGTTGCAGAGAAGCCATTTTTCAGCTATTTCAAGATCAAGACGTACTTCCGATGGAGAAGGATCATTCTTATGAAAGACCAAGAATTAGGccaacaattatttttatttgttattattactttcttttttttatcatttgttcgGTATATACATAG